The Nocardiopsis dassonvillei subsp. dassonvillei DSM 43111 genome contains a region encoding:
- a CDS encoding ATP synthase F0 subunit B produces MLPGGGLQQDRFPTVRKGGYDKAHVDDYFVRTDNQVKSLRERLQRLDDELEQYKRDLAIAREKAQVKPEHEQISERMAEILRIAEEEAQERRSKVESEVKEAEKKAQDEIAKYRKDAEEHAERILSSARSEAHSMVDSAKKESDQLREQAKQEGERRLNEAEARAKKIHDTADRRLATLTATHAEALRRLKDMHSTLADLVAAEDKAGALESGLSRDEVAAASAPAKPAPAKPAAAAKAPERAAEPSRPQPRPEAAAPAPAKPAPDAPGDKDEATTKLPPLQQQPDEATVRIRPVAKPEQTGQDPAGNSSPKDQAQSAPRPPQGARFTGPAPEGDQKPQPGPQQPQSGPQQGQKGQEQGGDPGITGIYRHPESGHNQPPKGEDGVRVIRKP; encoded by the coding sequence ATGTTGCCGGGCGGCGGACTCCAGCAGGACAGGTTTCCGACGGTGCGCAAGGGCGGCTACGACAAGGCGCACGTCGACGACTACTTCGTGCGGACGGACAACCAGGTCAAGAGTCTGCGCGAGCGCCTCCAGCGGCTGGACGACGAGCTGGAGCAGTACAAGCGCGACCTCGCCATCGCCCGCGAGAAGGCGCAGGTCAAGCCGGAGCACGAGCAGATCAGCGAGCGCATGGCCGAGATCCTGCGCATCGCCGAGGAGGAGGCCCAGGAGCGCCGCTCCAAGGTCGAGTCCGAGGTGAAGGAGGCCGAGAAGAAGGCCCAGGACGAGATCGCCAAGTACCGCAAGGACGCCGAGGAGCACGCCGAGCGGATCCTGTCCTCCGCGCGCTCGGAGGCCCACTCGATGGTCGACAGCGCCAAGAAGGAGTCCGACCAGCTCCGGGAACAGGCCAAGCAGGAGGGCGAGCGCCGCCTGAACGAGGCCGAGGCGCGCGCGAAGAAGATCCACGACACCGCGGACCGCAGGCTCGCCACCCTCACCGCCACGCACGCCGAGGCGCTGCGCCGCCTCAAGGACATGCACTCGACCCTGGCCGACCTGGTCGCGGCCGAGGACAAGGCGGGCGCGCTGGAGAGCGGGCTCTCCCGCGACGAGGTGGCCGCCGCGTCCGCCCCGGCCAAGCCGGCCCCGGCCAAGCCCGCCGCGGCGGCCAAGGCCCCCGAGCGCGCCGCGGAGCCCTCCCGGCCCCAGCCCCGCCCCGAGGCGGCCGCGCCCGCTCCGGCCAAGCCGGCCCCGGACGCGCCCGGGGACAAGGACGAGGCCACCACCAAGCTGCCTCCGCTCCAGCAGCAGCCGGACGAGGCGACCGTGCGCATCAGGCCGGTGGCCAAGCCGGAGCAGACCGGCCAGGACCCGGCGGGGAACTCCTCCCCGAAGGACCAGGCCCAGTCCGCTCCCCGCCCCCCGCAGGGCGCCCGCTTCACCGGTCCCGCCCCCGAGGGCGACCAGAAGCCGCAGCCCGGCCCGCAGCAGCCGCAGTCCGGTCCGCAGCAGGGCCAGAAGGGCCAGGAGCAGGGCGGCGATCCGGGCATCACCGGTATCTACCGCCACCCGGAGTCCGGCCACAACCAGCCGCCCAAGGGCGAGGACGGCGTCCGGGTCATCCGCAAGCCCTGA
- a CDS encoding GNAT family N-acetyltransferase, translating to MIIRAAIRSDLGAILRLLRELGDTTHAQSAHVRMSSAAVRAWTRMENDPDRTILVAEQRGQIIGTLDLLVVANLTHDAQPWAVVDNLVVDPLARGRGIGRALMEDALDRATRAGCYKVELLAHENGQDVHRFHTALGFDSSAEGFRRYL from the coding sequence ATGATTATCCGCGCGGCCATCCGGTCGGACCTCGGTGCGATTCTGCGTCTTCTCAGGGAACTCGGCGACACCACCCACGCGCAGAGCGCGCACGTTCGCATGTCCTCCGCCGCCGTACGCGCCTGGACGCGGATGGAGAACGACCCCGACCGCACGATCCTCGTCGCCGAGCAACGCGGCCAGATCATCGGCACCCTGGACCTGCTGGTCGTGGCCAACCTGACCCACGACGCCCAGCCCTGGGCCGTGGTGGACAACCTCGTGGTCGACCCCCTGGCCCGGGGCCGGGGCATCGGCCGGGCGCTCATGGAGGACGCGCTCGACCGCGCCACGCGGGCCGGGTGCTACAAGGTGGAGCTGCTGGCGCACGAGAACGGCCAGGACGTCCACCGGTTCCACACCGCGCTGGGCTTCGACAGCTCCGCCGAGGGCTTCCGCCGCTACCTGTGA
- a CDS encoding MDR family MFS transporter translates to MRGGAGAGDTPPGVEPRAVARTRTCDDPLTETPLTDSPPGDAPPGDAPAADVPAVSAADEAPGLPSRRVVRRIMVGLVLAMLTSMLTNSIVGTALPTIMGELGGQDRLAWVATAALLTMTASTPVWGKLSDVWGRKLLFQLALGIFIVASVAAGLAQDINWLIAARALQGLGVGGLATLPNIILGDVVPPRERGRYSGLIGMVFGVSTVLGPLVGGFLVDSPLGWRWCFLITVPLALFAFVVIQFMFTMPFVPRRDAPVDWLGAGLIFSAASTVIVLLSLGGTQFPWNSPLSYALGAGALLLTAAAVVVERRAREPIIPARLFGDRTFVLSSLGSACVGMMMFGLIIYMPQYLQMVHGMTPTVSGLMTLPLVASFLLTSIGSGYAVGGSGRWKAYPVTGMALCLFGFAALSLAYLDTGLTTVVAGQVMVGLGLGLCMQILLLATQSALPLADMATGTASVVFFRNLGGATGVAAFGAVMVGRLNGELAQASADARARVAADAAAGTDSGARELSVGLSEAAEAAQGSPELVHSLPEPVREVVVGAFDHAMQGVFLAGIPIAVIGLVTVVFMRGVPLSGGSAAKR, encoded by the coding sequence TTGCGTGGAGGAGCCGGAGCCGGGGACACTCCCCCGGGCGTCGAACCCCGGGCGGTCGCGCGGACGCGGACCTGCGATGATCCCCTCACCGAAACACCGCTGACGGACTCCCCACCCGGGGACGCCCCACCCGGGGACGCCCCCGCGGCGGACGTCCCGGCCGTCTCCGCCGCCGACGAGGCCCCCGGGCTGCCCTCGCGCCGCGTGGTGCGCCGCATCATGGTCGGCCTGGTCCTGGCCATGCTCACCTCGATGCTCACCAACTCCATCGTGGGCACCGCCCTGCCGACGATCATGGGGGAGCTGGGCGGCCAGGACCGCCTGGCCTGGGTCGCCACGGCCGCCCTGCTCACGATGACGGCCTCCACCCCCGTGTGGGGCAAGCTCTCCGACGTCTGGGGGCGCAAGCTCCTCTTCCAGCTGGCCCTGGGCATCTTCATCGTGGCCTCGGTCGCCGCGGGCCTGGCGCAGGACATCAACTGGCTGATCGCGGCCCGCGCCCTCCAGGGGCTGGGCGTCGGCGGTCTGGCCACACTGCCCAACATCATCCTGGGAGACGTGGTCCCGCCCCGCGAGCGCGGCCGCTACAGCGGACTCATCGGCATGGTGTTCGGGGTGTCCACCGTGCTGGGGCCGCTGGTGGGCGGGTTCCTGGTGGACAGTCCGCTCGGCTGGCGGTGGTGCTTCCTCATCACCGTGCCGCTGGCCCTGTTCGCCTTCGTCGTCATCCAGTTCATGTTCACCATGCCCTTCGTCCCCCGCCGCGACGCGCCCGTGGACTGGCTGGGCGCCGGGCTGATCTTCAGCGCCGCGAGCACCGTGATCGTGCTGCTCAGCCTGGGCGGCACACAGTTCCCGTGGAACTCGCCGCTGTCCTACGCCCTGGGCGCCGGGGCCCTCCTGCTCACGGCCGCGGCCGTGGTGGTCGAGCGGCGGGCGCGGGAGCCGATCATCCCGGCACGCCTGTTCGGCGACCGGACGTTCGTACTGTCCTCGCTCGGGTCGGCCTGCGTCGGGATGATGATGTTCGGCCTGATCATCTACATGCCGCAGTACCTCCAGATGGTGCACGGCATGACGCCGACCGTGTCGGGCCTGATGACGCTGCCGCTGGTGGCTTCGTTCCTGCTCACCTCGATCGGCTCCGGCTACGCGGTGGGCGGCAGCGGCCGGTGGAAGGCCTACCCGGTCACGGGCATGGCCCTGTGCCTGTTCGGGTTCGCCGCCCTCAGCCTGGCCTATCTGGACACCGGGCTGACCACGGTGGTCGCGGGCCAGGTGATGGTCGGCCTGGGGCTGGGCCTGTGCATGCAGATCCTGCTGCTGGCGACGCAGAGCGCCCTGCCCCTGGCGGACATGGCCACGGGCACGGCCTCGGTCGTGTTCTTCCGCAACCTGGGCGGCGCCACCGGCGTGGCCGCGTTCGGCGCGGTGATGGTGGGACGGCTCAACGGCGAGCTGGCCCAGGCGTCGGCCGACGCGCGGGCCCGGGTGGCGGCGGACGCCGCGGCCGGGACCGACTCGGGGGCGCGGGAGCTGTCGGTCGGGCTGTCGGAGGCGGCCGAGGCCGCGCAGGGCTCCCCCGAACTGGTGCACTCGCTGCCGGAGCCGGTCCGCGAGGTGGTCGTGGGCGCCTTCGACCACGCCATGCAGGGCGTGTTCCTGGCGGGGATCCCGATCGCCGTGATCGGGCTGGTCACCGTGGTGTTCATGCGGGGTGTGCCGCTGAGCGGGGGCTCGGCGGCCAAGCGCTGA
- a CDS encoding TetR family transcriptional regulator, giving the protein MDRPEETGGGPGPTRGREATRARILASAKELFTNEGYGSVSSRMIAAHAGVNVALINRYFGAKSGLLTELLREDGVFPGLIEGETATLTRRLAEHAVSRLHGEATALQRALDDSAGDPDLQAVYQGRITSAMIDPLTVYLGGNDGRAHASLLSAVMLGLTRVRVVEGATALRALDRDRLTDRIQALLDLCMDDFAEDDGDAPASR; this is encoded by the coding sequence ATGGACCGTCCGGAGGAAACCGGAGGCGGCCCCGGGCCGACGAGGGGGCGGGAGGCCACCAGAGCCCGCATTCTGGCCAGCGCCAAGGAGCTGTTCACCAACGAGGGCTACGGTTCGGTGTCGTCGAGGATGATCGCCGCGCACGCGGGGGTCAACGTCGCGCTCATCAACCGCTACTTCGGCGCCAAGAGCGGACTGCTGACCGAACTCCTGCGCGAGGACGGCGTCTTCCCGGGGCTGATCGAGGGCGAAACCGCCACCCTCACCCGGCGCCTGGCCGAGCACGCGGTGAGCCGCCTGCACGGCGAGGCCACCGCGCTCCAGCGCGCGCTGGACGACTCCGCGGGCGACCCCGACCTCCAGGCGGTCTACCAGGGGCGGATCACCAGCGCGATGATCGACCCGCTGACGGTCTACCTCGGCGGGAACGACGGCCGGGCGCACGCCTCGCTGCTCTCGGCCGTGATGCTGGGGCTGACCCGGGTGCGCGTGGTCGAGGGGGCCACGGCCCTGCGCGCGCTCGACCGCGACCGGCTCACGGACCGGATCCAGGCGCTGCTGGACCTGTGCATGGACGACTTCGCCGAGGACGACGGGGACGCGCCGGCGAGCCGGTGA
- a CDS encoding SAM-dependent methyltransferase encodes MTGEHAADSLPEEMGEDFWNERYRSQERIWSGRPNRHLVAEAADLEPGRALDVGSGEGADAIWLAERGWRVTALDISTVALDRGAAHARERGGEVPGRITWKRADVTRWSPDEDAFDLVTSQFMHLRERWRARFFAALASAVAPGGELLVVAHHPRDLEEGVPRPPDPDLFYTGDEVAAALPREEWTVLADEVRAGTAVLDGETHTVHDLVVRARREA; translated from the coding sequence ATGACCGGTGAACACGCGGCGGACTCCCTGCCCGAGGAGATGGGCGAGGACTTCTGGAACGAGCGCTACCGCTCACAGGAACGGATCTGGAGCGGCAGGCCCAACCGCCACCTGGTGGCCGAGGCGGCCGACCTCGAACCCGGACGGGCGCTGGACGTGGGCAGCGGCGAGGGCGCCGACGCGATCTGGCTGGCCGAACGCGGCTGGCGGGTGACCGCGCTCGACATCTCGACCGTGGCGCTGGACAGGGGCGCCGCCCACGCCCGAGAGCGGGGCGGGGAGGTGCCCGGGCGCATCACCTGGAAGCGGGCGGACGTGACCCGCTGGTCCCCGGACGAGGACGCGTTCGACCTGGTGACCTCGCAGTTCATGCACCTGCGCGAGCGCTGGCGCGCCCGGTTCTTCGCCGCGCTGGCCTCGGCGGTCGCGCCCGGGGGAGAACTCCTGGTCGTCGCGCACCACCCCCGGGACCTGGAGGAGGGCGTGCCCCGCCCGCCGGACCCGGACCTGTTCTACACGGGCGACGAGGTGGCGGCGGCCCTGCCCCGGGAGGAGTGGACCGTGCTCGCCGACGAGGTCCGCGCGGGGACGGCCGTCCTGGACGGGGAGACCCACACCGTCCACGACCTGGTGGTCCGCGCCCGCCGCGAGGCCTGA
- a CDS encoding RidA family protein yields the protein MSKKAVRTDNAPAPAGAYSQGVVAGGFLYTAGFGPQEPETGRVAPTVGEQTAQVLANISAVLAEHGLTLDDVVKATVHLENLKADFPEFNAVYEEHFSAPYPVRTTVGSDLANILVEIDVVAKLRD from the coding sequence ATGTCCAAGAAGGCGGTCCGCACCGACAACGCCCCCGCTCCGGCCGGGGCGTACAGCCAGGGAGTGGTCGCGGGCGGGTTCCTGTACACCGCGGGCTTCGGCCCGCAGGAGCCCGAGACCGGCCGCGTGGCCCCGACCGTGGGCGAGCAGACCGCCCAGGTACTGGCCAACATCTCCGCCGTGCTCGCCGAGCACGGCCTGACGCTGGACGACGTCGTGAAGGCGACCGTCCACCTGGAGAACCTCAAGGCGGACTTCCCGGAGTTCAACGCCGTGTACGAGGAGCACTTCAGCGCCCCCTACCCCGTGCGCACCACCGTGGGTTCGGACCTGGCGAACATCCTCGTGGAGATCGACGTGGTGGCCAAGCTCCGGGACTGA
- a CDS encoding N-acyl-D-amino-acid deacylase family protein → MHSETVLTGGLVVDGTGGPSRRADLVLRDGRIAHIVPPGGARTTGAVVDVEGLAVTPGFVDMHSHSDLAVLADPAHEAKTLQGVTLEVLGQDGLGYAPVTDDTAGELRAQLAAWNGRPDLDHSWRTVGEYLDRIDAGAPVNAAVLVPQGNVRMAVLGGEDRPPTDDELDRMRRIVARGMAEGAHGLSTGLTYTPGMYATDDEIVALLEPVRAAGGYYCPHHRNYGSRVVESYRECLETARRAQVALHLAHCHVNFPQNRGRAPEVLDAIDEATVHYGLDVTLDSYPYRASATHLGAPLPSWVQVGGTAATLERLRDAPTRARVLREIEEEGTDGNHGVPMDWSAIVVTGVADPGLSWAVGSSVADLARTRGRLPGDLYMDLLVADELRSGCLLQVGNEENIRTIMRHSSHTAGSDGILVGARPHPRGWGTFPRYLGHYVRELGVLTLEECVRHLTSRPARRLGLTDRGVIQAGAVADLVVLDPATVDALATYEEPRLAPRGIHHVLVSGDFTVRDGRRTDRLPGRSVRRNRR, encoded by the coding sequence GTGCATTCCGAGACCGTACTCACCGGCGGACTGGTGGTCGACGGCACCGGCGGTCCCTCCCGCCGCGCCGACCTCGTCCTCCGCGACGGCCGCATCGCCCACATCGTCCCACCCGGCGGCGCGCGCACCACGGGCGCCGTCGTGGACGTGGAGGGACTCGCGGTCACCCCGGGGTTCGTCGACATGCACTCCCACTCGGACCTGGCCGTCCTCGCCGACCCCGCGCACGAGGCCAAGACCCTCCAGGGCGTCACCCTGGAGGTCCTGGGCCAGGACGGGCTCGGCTACGCCCCCGTCACCGACGACACCGCCGGGGAGCTGCGCGCCCAGCTCGCCGCGTGGAACGGCCGACCCGACCTCGACCACTCCTGGCGCACCGTCGGCGAGTACCTCGACCGGATCGACGCGGGCGCCCCCGTCAACGCCGCCGTCCTCGTCCCCCAGGGCAACGTGCGCATGGCCGTCCTGGGCGGCGAGGACCGCCCGCCCACCGACGACGAACTCGACCGCATGCGCCGGATCGTCGCCCGGGGCATGGCCGAAGGCGCGCACGGACTGTCCACCGGCCTGACCTACACCCCCGGCATGTACGCCACCGACGACGAGATCGTCGCCCTCCTCGAACCCGTCCGCGCCGCGGGCGGCTACTACTGCCCCCACCACCGCAACTACGGCTCCCGGGTCGTGGAGTCCTACCGCGAGTGCCTGGAGACCGCGCGTCGCGCCCAGGTCGCCCTGCACCTGGCGCACTGCCACGTCAACTTCCCGCAGAACCGGGGCCGCGCCCCCGAGGTCCTGGACGCCATCGACGAGGCCACCGTCCACTACGGCCTCGACGTCACCCTCGACAGCTACCCCTACCGGGCCAGCGCCACCCACCTGGGCGCCCCGCTGCCCAGCTGGGTGCAGGTCGGCGGAACCGCCGCCACCCTGGAGCGCCTGCGCGACGCCCCCACCCGCGCGCGCGTCCTGCGCGAGATCGAGGAGGAGGGCACCGACGGCAACCACGGCGTCCCCATGGACTGGTCCGCCATCGTCGTCACCGGCGTCGCCGACCCCGGGCTGTCCTGGGCCGTCGGATCCTCCGTCGCCGACCTCGCGCGCACGCGCGGCCGACTCCCCGGCGACCTCTACATGGACCTGCTCGTGGCCGACGAGCTGCGCAGCGGCTGCCTGCTCCAAGTGGGCAACGAGGAGAACATCCGCACCATCATGCGACACAGCTCCCACACGGCCGGGAGCGACGGCATCCTCGTCGGCGCCAGGCCGCACCCGCGCGGCTGGGGCACCTTCCCCCGCTACCTGGGCCACTACGTGCGCGAACTCGGCGTGCTCACGCTGGAGGAGTGCGTCCGCCACCTCACCTCCCGGCCCGCGCGTAGACTCGGCCTCACCGACCGCGGCGTCATCCAGGCCGGCGCCGTCGCCGACCTGGTGGTCCTGGACCCCGCCACCGTGGACGCCCTCGCCACCTACGAGGAACCGCGCCTGGCCCCCCGGGGCATCCACCACGTCCTCGTGTCGGGTGACTTCACCGTCCGGGACGGCCGCCGCACCGACCGCCTGCCCGGCCGATCCGTCCGGAGGAACCGCCGATGA
- a CDS encoding sugar kinase has protein sequence MSEHPTPAGSGPTSSADAVCVGETMAVLASAEALAAGTKLIVGTGGAESNVAVALTALGHTAAWVSRVGDDPFGRIVTGAVAGCGADVTGVEVDPERPTGLYVKDTGPGGAGVLYYRAGSAASALSAADAERVWARDPRVIHLSGITPALSARAAALVEHLLDRRTGNGALRSFDVNHRPALWGARTAAPVLLDLARRADVVFVGRDEAERLWGTPAAEDVRAVLPEVPVLVVKDAEHGATCFDSEGAVFVPSPPVDVVEAVGAGDAFAAGFLSGLLDGLSVEQRLGLGHAVAGAVLRSPGDVLEALPADVARIRGSAGA, from the coding sequence ATGAGCGAGCACCCGACCCCCGCGGGGAGCGGGCCGACCAGCAGCGCCGACGCCGTCTGCGTCGGCGAGACCATGGCGGTGCTCGCCTCGGCCGAGGCGCTCGCGGCCGGAACGAAGCTGATCGTGGGCACCGGCGGCGCGGAGTCCAACGTGGCGGTCGCCCTGACGGCCCTGGGGCACACCGCCGCCTGGGTCAGCCGCGTCGGCGACGACCCCTTCGGCCGCATCGTCACCGGTGCCGTCGCCGGGTGCGGCGCGGACGTGACCGGCGTGGAGGTGGACCCCGAGCGCCCCACCGGCCTGTACGTCAAGGACACCGGCCCCGGCGGCGCGGGCGTGCTGTACTACCGCGCCGGCTCGGCCGCCTCCGCGCTGTCGGCCGCCGACGCCGAGCGGGTGTGGGCGCGCGACCCCCGGGTGATCCACCTGTCCGGCATCACCCCGGCCCTGTCCGCGCGCGCCGCGGCGCTCGTGGAGCACCTGCTGGACCGGCGGACCGGGAACGGCGCGCTGCGCTCCTTCGACGTCAACCACCGGCCCGCGCTGTGGGGGGCCAGGACCGCCGCGCCGGTGCTGCTCGACCTGGCCCGCCGCGCCGACGTGGTCTTCGTGGGCCGGGACGAGGCCGAGCGGCTGTGGGGCACCCCGGCGGCCGAGGACGTGCGGGCGGTGCTGCCCGAGGTGCCGGTCCTGGTGGTCAAGGACGCCGAACACGGCGCGACCTGCTTCGACTCCGAGGGGGCGGTGTTCGTGCCGTCCCCGCCGGTGGACGTGGTCGAGGCGGTGGGCGCGGGCGACGCGTTCGCCGCCGGTTTCCTGTCCGGCCTGCTGGACGGACTGTCCGTGGAACAGCGGCTGGGCCTGGGCCACGCGGTCGCGGGCGCGGTGCTGCGCTCTCCCGGGGACGTCCTGGAGGCCCTGCCCGCGGACGTCGCCCGGATCCGCGGCTCCGCGGGGGCCTGA
- a CDS encoding DUF6412 domain-containing protein: MSLLLAFFEFLMLGVVPAELLPVPGSLALLVAAVGAAVAWYVLRGTWACPARDAAAGAVRAMRRRSARLPVLTLCDPDAAGRPRPRAPGAALPAAR; this comes from the coding sequence GTGAGCCTCCTTCTCGCGTTCTTCGAGTTCCTGATGCTGGGCGTGGTCCCCGCCGAACTCCTGCCGGTCCCCGGCTCCCTGGCGCTGCTGGTCGCCGCCGTCGGCGCGGCCGTCGCCTGGTACGTCCTGCGCGGCACCTGGGCCTGCCCGGCGCGCGACGCCGCCGCGGGCGCGGTGCGCGCGATGCGCCGCAGGTCCGCGCGCCTGCCCGTACTCACCCTGTGTGACCCCGACGCGGCGGGACGGCCCCGTCCCAGAGCCCCCGGCGCGGCCCTTCCGGCCGCTCGCTGA
- the yidC gene encoding membrane protein insertase YidC yields the protein MYSLGPIAAAMTLLSTVLSALTSLLTPLTGSLAAGLAVVALTVVVRLLLVPLGVVQVRAEKARARLAPQLAKITARHRGNPERLVAEQRRVYAEAGTSPLAGCLPSLAQVPVMIALYGVFIGAGSGEEEMLAHTFGGVELGATLTGGAGGAAVFAALLALIALVAWANRRYLMLPAMRAGAEADPGRPQLPGLLTYMQFTTVAVAAFVPLAAGLYLLTSSAWALGERLLLRRVVPD from the coding sequence TTGTACAGCCTCGGGCCGATCGCGGCCGCCATGACCCTGCTCTCGACCGTCCTGTCCGCCCTCACCTCACTGCTCACCCCCCTCACCGGAAGCCTGGCCGCCGGGCTGGCCGTCGTCGCCCTGACCGTGGTCGTGCGCCTCCTGCTCGTCCCCCTCGGGGTGGTGCAGGTCCGCGCCGAGAAGGCCCGCGCGCGCCTGGCCCCGCAGCTGGCGAAGATCACCGCCCGGCACCGCGGGAACCCCGAACGGCTCGTCGCCGAACAGCGCCGGGTCTACGCCGAGGCGGGCACCTCCCCGCTGGCGGGCTGCCTGCCCTCCCTCGCCCAGGTCCCCGTCATGATCGCCCTCTACGGCGTGTTCATCGGAGCGGGGAGCGGTGAGGAGGAGATGCTCGCGCACACCTTCGGCGGCGTCGAACTGGGCGCGACCCTGACGGGCGGCGCGGGCGGGGCGGCCGTGTTCGCCGCACTCCTGGCCCTGATCGCCCTCGTGGCCTGGGCCAACCGCCGCTACCTCATGCTGCCCGCGATGCGGGCGGGCGCCGAGGCCGACCCGGGCCGGCCCCAGCTCCCCGGCCTCCTGACCTACATGCAGTTCACGACCGTGGCGGTCGCCGCGTTCGTGCCGCTGGCGGCGGGGCTGTACCTGCTGACCTCCAGTGCGTGGGCGCTGGGGGAGCGGCTCCTGCTGCGCCGGGTCGTCCCGGACTGA
- a CDS encoding superoxide dismutase family protein, whose translation MRITPFAVGLALTATLAAGCAQPDTAEDGGSASQESPQTTPSASPSVTASIFLPPGEGAGAITYDETAVPEGATSDVQVRAQDGQTHVQFTGTSLEGGRDFGAHVHTRPCGDDPADAGPHYQNELDPAATEDEPSSDPAYANPENEVWLDFTTDDDGNARATSTVDWEFREGEAQSLVLHEHHTHTGEGEAGTAGDRLACVSVDF comes from the coding sequence ATGCGCATCACACCGTTCGCCGTCGGCCTGGCCCTGACCGCGACCCTCGCCGCCGGATGCGCGCAGCCCGATACCGCCGAGGACGGCGGCTCGGCCTCCCAGGAGTCCCCGCAGACCACGCCCAGCGCCTCCCCCAGCGTGACCGCTTCGATCTTCCTGCCGCCCGGCGAGGGCGCGGGCGCCATCACCTACGACGAGACCGCCGTGCCCGAGGGCGCCACTTCCGACGTGCAGGTGCGCGCCCAGGACGGGCAGACCCACGTGCAGTTCACCGGCACCAGCCTGGAGGGGGGCCGCGACTTCGGCGCCCACGTGCACACCCGGCCCTGCGGCGACGACCCGGCCGACGCGGGCCCCCACTACCAGAACGAGCTCGACCCGGCCGCCACCGAGGACGAGCCCTCCAGCGACCCCGCCTACGCCAACCCCGAGAACGAGGTCTGGCTGGACTTCACCACCGACGACGACGGCAACGCCCGCGCGACCAGCACGGTGGACTGGGAGTTCCGCGAGGGCGAGGCCCAGTCGCTGGTGCTGCACGAGCACCACACCCACACCGGCGAGGGCGAGGCGGGCACCGCGGGCGACCGCCTGGCCTGCGTCAGCGTGGACTTCTGA
- a CDS encoding DUF3291 domain-containing protein, whose amino-acid sequence MLCPVNETSPSGYHLAQINVGILKAPLDDPSMAGFTARIDPINALADSAPGFVWRLVEEGKEDATGLRPFGGALLINYSVWRDVESLWNFTYRSEHLELLRGRREWFEHLREAYLVLWWIPSGTIPTVEEAGRRLDLLRAEGPTPEAFTLRSPFPPPTDRVPHA is encoded by the coding sequence GTGCTGTGTCCCGTGAACGAGACCTCCCCCTCCGGGTACCACCTGGCCCAGATCAACGTCGGCATCCTCAAGGCCCCCCTCGACGACCCCTCCATGGCGGGTTTCACCGCCCGCATCGACCCGATCAACGCGCTGGCCGACAGCGCCCCGGGGTTCGTGTGGCGGCTGGTGGAGGAGGGCAAGGAGGACGCCACCGGCCTGCGGCCCTTCGGCGGCGCCCTCCTGATCAACTACTCCGTCTGGCGGGACGTGGAGTCGCTGTGGAACTTCACCTACCGCAGTGAGCACCTGGAGCTGCTGCGCGGACGCCGGGAGTGGTTCGAGCACCTGCGGGAGGCGTATCTGGTCCTGTGGTGGATTCCCAGCGGTACGATCCCCACTGTCGAGGAGGCCGGAAGGCGCCTGGACCTGTTGCGCGCCGAAGGCCCCACCCCCGAGGCCTTCACGCTCAGGTCACCCTTCCCGCCCCCGACAGATCGCGTTCCGCACGCCTAG
- a CDS encoding helix-turn-helix transcriptional regulator codes for MDDSSIDAAQALADPVRRRLYEYVAAAHGEVSRGQAADALGIQRTLAAHHLDRLADAGLLEVARRKVSGREGPGSGRPAKLYRRADRELSLHLPPRDYELAAHVLAEAVERHGAEEALHAAAREEGRRIGAEHREEPLVDLLRARGYEPEEGAARAPGGDSGPDKAPGEDGGVRLLNCPFHTLARAFPPLACGLNLELLRGLLEGRGEDGAGARMDARPGRCCVVISKNNGH; via the coding sequence ATGGACGACTCCTCGATCGACGCCGCGCAGGCCCTCGCCGACCCCGTGCGCCGCAGGCTGTACGAGTACGTGGCGGCGGCGCACGGAGAGGTCAGCCGCGGCCAGGCCGCGGACGCCCTCGGCATCCAGCGCACCCTGGCCGCGCACCACCTGGACCGGCTGGCGGACGCGGGTCTGCTGGAGGTGGCCCGCCGCAAGGTGAGCGGCCGCGAGGGGCCGGGGTCGGGCCGTCCGGCCAAGCTGTACCGGCGCGCGGACCGGGAGCTGTCGCTGCACCTGCCGCCGAGGGACTACGAGCTGGCCGCGCACGTGCTCGCGGAGGCGGTGGAGCGGCACGGGGCCGAGGAGGCCCTGCACGCCGCCGCCCGCGAGGAGGGCCGCCGCATCGGCGCGGAACACCGGGAGGAGCCCCTGGTGGACCTGCTGCGCGCCCGGGGCTACGAGCCCGAGGAGGGGGCGGCCCGCGCTCCGGGGGGCGACTCCGGGCCGGACAAGGCCCCGGGGGAGGACGGCGGCGTGCGGCTGCTCAACTGCCCCTTCCACACCCTGGCGCGCGCCTTCCCCCCGCTCGCCTGCGGACTCAACCTGGAACTGCTGCGCGGCCTGTTGGAGGGGCGCGGCGAGGACGGTGCGGGGGCCCGGATGGACGCCCGTCCGGGCCGGTGCTGCGTGGTGATTTCCAAAAACAACGGACATTGA